CATTTGTTCTCTACACCTTTGTATGTGCACAGCTTCTAACAGTCAACATGATAGCAATTACTGTTTTCCGTATAATTTATCTGCATCATAATGTAGAGTACGGCAGAAACGattggaaattatttttattgatattcgGATTGCCCATTTCATCTGCTGCTGTTTATGCCTCCACAGGACAGTTTGGAACAAATGGTACTTTGTGAGTATTTTACTTTACAGTCTATGAATTCTCCAGTAGAAGTATTTTCGATATAAGATTCAGGAACTGTAGACATATCGGTCAAAGTAacatttcaaaaagaaatatagGCTATATATACAAGTcaaaataatattatcatttattgttttatgaagaaaatgtatacaatattcatAACTAAATGAACCCATTTTTATTTCAGTTGTTTCTTCGACATTGTAAATGGAATTATAAGCTACGTAATTGTTGCCATACTCATGATTCTCATTCTGATCATCAACACTGTCCTTTATGGGCTTACCTTGTTTCGGATTCGAAAGGACACAAAAGAAACGGAGAAATCACTCGGACCAAGAATTGAAGCTACTCACAGAACTCAACGAGCGGCCCGGAATATGTTTCTATTTTTGATCGTGTATTTTATTCAATGGTTGCCAGCTTCTTTACTATCTGTTGCTGTCATCTTTCCAAACCCACCAGATTTTATGATCCATCTAGTGGTAACGTTCTCTAACATAGGTGGCGTTTTGAACGGAATTGTTTATTATGTCATCAGAAGAAGACGGCATCGGGATCAATAGTTGGCAAGTGTTTCATAATCAACTGAAACAGCACAGACACAATTGACATGATGGATGTTATCTGTAGAATCTCATTCTTGAATTAATCTACGCATCAAAATAAGATGTAAGGCAACACTGGAGACTTTGACAGGCATATTTAAgagtgtttggtttggtttggttttaattttttaacGACCTATCACCAGCTAAGGTCATCTAAGGACGGCgtctcgtgcgtgcgacatgtatgcgtgtggtgagtgcgtatgtgtgttttgggaggctgtggtatgtttgtgtcaagtctccttgtgataggccggaacttttgccgatttattgtgctacttcactgaagcatactgccgaagacgcccagcagaacaccccacccggtcacattatacggaaaacgggcgaaccagtcgtcttACTCCTGAtgtgctgagcgctaagcaggagtagaaactaccatttttaaagactctggtatgttttggccagggaacagaactcaaagccttcctcacaggggcgaacgctcaacaaaggaccaaaagtgaggcattgtcaagggagacattaggaagaagaaagatgGTAAgcaagaagagaaaagataagatcccaaatttaatcgcctcttacgatcatgcaatgggggcagcaggtacaatttttaCGCCTACCTGCAGTGCAGTGTTTACGTGTATTATATTATTAGACAATGTAAAGTACGTGtacacttatatacatataatattacTTGACACTTCTATTCTTCTGACATCAGTGACACATGCAATAGAACTGCATTATTATTTAACATGATTTCAAATATGATAAACAATGGAGCCAGACCAAATAACTGAAGAATGCTTtgcatgataaaaaaaaatagcatgcACTATGTTTGAAGATTCATAGCAATATCTACTTTAAAACTAATCTTAGATTGATGACAATTATCATATTTCAGTACAATTGACCCTTTATTTATAGATGTAATGGTTTTGTTCAGAAAAAATATAAGtgtgatatttcattaaaatatggAGGCAATTATGGCCACTGCTGCAGTGAAAAATGACGAAGTCGAAACATTATTTCTGTAAGCATTTACATTGATATTGTCATTTGACACACCGGTATTAAGACCTTTTTATGCATAATACCATAATGTGATATACCCTGCCGAAAAATGTTCACTACAGTAATAAAACACAATACACTAAATTATTTCCAAGATATGTCTCTAAAATAAGACAATATCGCAATTTGATGTATAGATAATACAGGTTCGACATTTTTTCTGAAATTCTGCCAATCTTCAACTCATCACCATATGCCAATTAATTACATTTGGACTCATACTTTACGCCAAATTATATTTCGTTGAATATAACGTCATTTGACAGCATACATTTTGATAGTTGTTTAAATAAAAACGTGAACCCTGTCGTCAGTTGGGCAACATTAAGTAGGCTATAGCACAGGCCCCTGGGaccttttgatatttttttcaaacatacctcatagggaacaaccaaacaattgaaaaaatatatttttgaaacagcccctgtgtatagaaagttgagccaaggataaaatgtctggcagccactgattggccagtatgttataaagcgagaaaatagatatgtagcctgataggaaactatcaataagaaatgttgataataatttcgtaagtccgattgattttttcccaaaagttcaggtaataacaattaacaggtaaacatttcagatttttgagaatttttactgcgaaattcacccattttcaaaatggctaccctggagaaaatttgagctgaaggacccaactttttttttgataaggtattatatcagaccctaaacttttgttataaaccataattgtcatattgaattcaagaatttgaatgaaatagccaaaacgttaacactaaagtctattggaaaacaattggttggttggtctctataggTTGTCTCAAAGTTTGCTACAAATAACTCTTGCGTTTTGACAGATTGTTTCGAGGGCAAAATGGCATTGTTCATGCAAAAGGTCCTTTGTCaggaaatataattatttttgtatacactatatatcgGCTTTCATGATATTCCGGTTCTTGTAGATTCATAGTTACACCAAATTGAAAAGGAAACTACTCCCGTGATTCAGACTTGAGGTAGCAACACTGTTATGTACTTGTACCCATCTTCAGActtcctgccctgcaggtagggcgtaagaattgtacctgctgcccccattgcatgatcgtaagaggcgactgaatttgggatcttatctttcctcttctttcttacaaactttcttcttcctaatgtctcccttgacaatgcctcacttttggcctttagttgagcgttcgtccctgtgaggaaggctttgggttctgtcctctggccgagacataccagagtctttaaaaaaggtagtttctactcctgcttagcgctcagcatattaggagtgggacgactggttcacccgttgtcagtataatgtgaccgagtggggtgtgctgctgggtgtcttcggcagtatgctccagtgaggtagcactataaatcggcaaaagtcccggcctaccacaaggagacttcacacaaacataccgcagcctctcaaaacacacatacgcactcaccacacgcatacatgtcgcacgcacgggaggccgtccttaaatgaccttagctgttaataggacgtta
This genomic stretch from Pecten maximus chromosome 13, xPecMax1.1, whole genome shotgun sequence harbors:
- the LOC117341350 gene encoding uncharacterized protein LOC117341350 translates to MNISHESYTNGSRENTREAKSGYDLELVGINDGSFVLMHSLAITCLGLSMLSALCVIVASTQDRGLRGFFSWTKSERFVFYMACTEITLGLTHTFDHSQILITRDHVRPEELCQFFAFVLYTFVCAQLLTVNMIAITVFRIIYLHHNVEYGRNDWKLFLLIFGLPISSAAVYASTGQFGTNGTFCFFDIVNGIISYVIVAILMILILIINTVLYGLTLFRIRKDTKETEKSLGPRIEATHRTQRAARNMFLFLIVYFIQWLPASLLSVAVIFPNPPDFMIHLVVTFSNIGGVLNGIVYYVIRRRRHRDQ